Proteins found in one Muntiacus reevesi chromosome 2, mMunRee1.1, whole genome shotgun sequence genomic segment:
- the BBIP1 gene encoding BBSome-interacting protein 1: MAEMKSMFREVLPKQGQLYVEDIPTMVLCKPVLLPLRFMTVPKLEKIQQAAQDTTRQQEMTEKEQQKITH, translated from the exons atggcagaaatgaagtcGATGTTCCGGGAAGTTCTTCCAAAACAAG GGCAGTTGTATGTAGAAGATATACCCACAATGGTGCTATGTAAACCCGTACTTTTACCATTAAGATTTATGACTGTGCCAAAACTGGAGAAAATACAGCAAGCAGCACAGGATACAACTCGCCAACAGGAAATGACAGAAAAGGAACAACAGAAAATAACTCACTGA